The following are from one region of the Oncorhynchus nerka isolate Pitt River linkage group LG8, Oner_Uvic_2.0, whole genome shotgun sequence genome:
- the LOC115115305 gene encoding troponin I, slow skeletal muscle-like: protein MNPKLIDKPKSKITASRKLSLKIMLLTRAMEQLEQETQDRDEEKLSYLGERLPPLQFSGLSLAELQDLCKQLHGKIDVVDEERYDCEAKVTKHNKDIHELKLKVQDLGGKFKKPALRKVRVSADEMMRALLGTKHKGSMDLRSNLKSVKKEDTNKDKDKVLTSEVTDWRKNVEAMSGMEGRKKMFDASGGQ, encoded by the exons ATGAATCCCAAGTTAATTGACAAG CCGAAGTCGAAGATTACGGCTTCGCGTAAGCTCTCCCTGAAG ATCATGCTGCTCACCAGGGCGATGGAGCAGCTGGAACAGGAGACGCAGGACAGGGATGAAGAGAAACTGAGCTACCTGGGAGAGCGACTGCCCCCCTTGCAGTTCTCTGGACTGTCATTGGCTGAGCTACAG GACCTATGCAAGCAGCTCCATGGAAAGATAGATGTGGTAGATGAGGAGAGATACGACTGTGAGGCCAAAGTGACCAAGCACAACAAAGAT ATCCATGAGCTGAAGCTGAAGGTGCAGGACTTAGGAGGGAAGTTTAAGAAGCCCGCCCTGAGGAAGGTGCGTGTCTCTGCAGACGAGATGATGAGGGCTTTGCTGGGAACCAAACACAAAGGCTCTATGGACCTCAGGTCCAACCTCAAGTCTGTCAAGAAGGAAGACACCAACAAGGACAAAGACAAG GTGCTCACGTCTGAGGTGACCGACTGGCGTAAGAATGTGGAGGCCATGTCTGGCATGGAGGGCCGCAAGAAGATGTTCGACGCATCTGGCGGCCAGTAA